Proteins from one Mycobacterium sp. EPa45 genomic window:
- a CDS encoding acyl-CoA dehydrogenase family protein — MSFLTLDDDERVIAETAAAFAAKRLAPHALDWDHSKEFPVDVLRAAAELGMAAIYCAEDVGGSGLRRLDAVRIFEQLSAADPALAAFLSIHNMCAWMVDTYGTDDQRKSWIPRLASMEAIASYCLTEPGAGSDASALRTKAVRDGDTYVLDGVKQFISGAGSSDVYIVMARTGADGPRGISAFIIEKDTPGLSFGAQEEKMGWNVQPTAQVILEGVRVPASAMLGGADGEGTGFGIAMNGLNGGRLNIAACSLGGAQAAYQKAAGYLADRQAFGGALLDEPTIRFTLADMATALETSRLMLGRAAVALDNDEPDKVALCAMAKRYVTDACFEVADQALQLHGGYGYLREYGIEKIVRDLRVHRILEGTNEIMRVVIGRAEAARARASA, encoded by the coding sequence ATGAGCTTCCTGACGCTCGACGACGACGAACGCGTGATCGCCGAGACGGCGGCCGCGTTCGCCGCCAAACGCCTTGCGCCGCATGCCCTGGACTGGGATCACTCCAAGGAGTTCCCTGTCGACGTGTTGCGTGCCGCCGCCGAGTTGGGGATGGCCGCCATCTACTGCGCCGAGGACGTCGGCGGCAGCGGGCTGCGGCGCCTCGACGCGGTGCGGATCTTCGAGCAGCTCTCGGCGGCCGACCCCGCGCTGGCGGCGTTCCTCTCGATCCACAACATGTGCGCGTGGATGGTCGACACGTACGGCACCGACGATCAGCGCAAGTCGTGGATCCCGCGGCTGGCCTCGATGGAGGCCATCGCGAGCTACTGCCTCACCGAGCCCGGCGCAGGCTCGGATGCCTCGGCGTTACGCACCAAGGCGGTTCGTGACGGCGACACCTACGTTCTCGACGGCGTCAAGCAGTTCATTTCCGGCGCAGGCAGCTCCGACGTCTACATCGTCATGGCCCGCACCGGGGCGGACGGCCCGCGCGGCATCTCAGCGTTCATCATCGAAAAGGACACGCCTGGGCTGAGTTTCGGTGCTCAGGAGGAGAAGATGGGCTGGAACGTCCAGCCCACCGCTCAGGTGATCCTCGAAGGTGTGCGGGTGCCGGCCTCGGCCATGCTCGGTGGAGCCGACGGGGAGGGCACCGGCTTCGGCATCGCGATGAACGGCCTCAACGGCGGCCGGCTCAACATCGCCGCCTGTTCACTCGGCGGCGCGCAGGCCGCCTACCAGAAGGCCGCCGGCTATCTCGCCGACCGGCAGGCATTCGGCGGGGCATTGCTCGACGAGCCGACCATCCGATTCACCCTGGCCGACATGGCCACCGCGCTGGAGACTTCGCGGCTGATGCTGGGGCGCGCGGCCGTAGCCCTGGACAACGACGAACCGGACAAGGTCGCGCTGTGCGCGATGGCCAAGCGCTATGTCACCGATGCCTGCTTCGAGGTGGCTGACCAGGCGCTGCAGCTGCATGGCGGTTACGGCTACCTGCGGGAGTACGGGATCGAGAAGATCGTTCGCGATCTGCGGGTGCACCGAATCCTGGAGGGCACCAACGAAATCATGCGCGTCGTCATCGGGCGAGCTGAAGCCGCCCGGGCGCGCGCATCCGCATGA
- a CDS encoding cation:dicarboxylate symporter family transporter yields MTTVVDRPGGDDKPAPRKRRDRTHWLYLAVIFAVVAGVVVGLVAPSVGKEVGVLGTMFVSLIKMMIVPVIFCTIVLGIGSVRKAATVGKVGGLAFGYFLVMSTIALGIGLVVGNLLHPGSSLKISESTAGKGSELAEKAHESGGLVDFIQHIIPTSLFSSLTDGNVLQGLFVALLVGFAIQAMGVKGEPILRGVEHLQRLVFKVLAMVLWLAPIGAFGAMANVVGQTGWSAVTNLLTLMLGFYLTCVVFVFGVLGALLRMVAGVSIFKLVRYLAREYLLIFATSSSESALPRLIAKMEHLGVQQSTVGVVVPTGYSFNLDGTAIYLTMASLFIADALGDPLSVGEQIGLLVFMIVASKGAAGVSGAGLATLAGGLQAHRPELLDGVGLIVGIDRFMSEARAVTNFSGNAVATLLVGSWTKTVDSEKVNAVLSGRDPFDEVTMLDDGHASSEKTAAVAA; encoded by the coding sequence ATGACCACGGTTGTGGATCGCCCAGGCGGCGACGACAAGCCGGCGCCGCGGAAGCGCCGGGATCGCACGCATTGGCTGTACCTGGCTGTCATCTTCGCGGTGGTGGCCGGTGTCGTCGTCGGGCTCGTTGCCCCGTCGGTAGGCAAGGAGGTCGGCGTTCTCGGGACCATGTTCGTCAGCCTGATCAAGATGATGATCGTCCCGGTGATCTTCTGCACGATCGTCCTGGGCATCGGATCGGTGCGCAAGGCCGCCACCGTCGGCAAGGTCGGTGGGCTGGCCTTCGGCTACTTCCTGGTGATGTCGACGATCGCGCTGGGCATCGGGCTGGTCGTCGGCAACCTGCTGCATCCCGGTAGCAGCCTCAAGATCTCGGAGTCGACGGCAGGCAAGGGCTCCGAGCTGGCCGAAAAGGCGCACGAGTCAGGCGGTTTGGTCGACTTCATCCAACACATCATCCCGACGTCGCTGTTCTCGTCGCTGACCGACGGCAATGTGTTGCAGGGGCTGTTCGTGGCGCTGCTCGTGGGGTTCGCTATCCAGGCGATGGGTGTCAAGGGTGAGCCGATCCTGCGCGGGGTGGAGCATCTGCAGCGGCTGGTTTTCAAGGTGCTGGCAATGGTGTTGTGGCTGGCGCCGATTGGTGCATTTGGGGCGATGGCCAACGTGGTGGGGCAGACCGGCTGGAGCGCGGTGACCAACCTGCTGACGCTGATGCTCGGCTTCTATCTGACGTGCGTGGTGTTCGTCTTCGGAGTGCTCGGCGCGCTGCTGCGGATGGTGGCGGGGGTGTCGATCTTCAAGTTGGTCCGGTACCTCGCGCGGGAGTACCTGCTGATCTTCGCGACGTCGTCGTCGGAGTCGGCACTGCCGCGCCTGATCGCGAAGATGGAGCATCTGGGCGTGCAGCAGAGCACGGTGGGTGTTGTTGTGCCGACCGGGTATTCGTTCAACCTCGATGGCACGGCAATCTACCTGACGATGGCCTCGTTGTTCATCGCCGATGCGCTGGGCGACCCGCTGTCGGTGGGGGAGCAGATCGGTCTGCTGGTGTTCATGATCGTGGCGTCCAAGGGGGCGGCCGGAGTGAGCGGGGCCGGGTTGGCGACGCTGGCCGGCGGCCTGCAGGCGCATCGCCCGGAGCTGCTCGACGGGGTTGGGCTGATCGTCGGGATCGACCGGTTCATGTCCGAGGCACGAGCGGTGACCAACTTCTCCGGTAACGCGGTGGCCACTTTGTTGGTGGGATCGTGGACCAAGACGGTGGATTCCGAGAAAGTCAACGCAGTGCTGAGCGGCAGGGATCCGTTCGACGAGGTGACCATGCTCGACGACGGTCACGCTTCGTCGGAGAAGACGGCGGCCGTCGCCGCCTGA
- the mmsB gene encoding 3-hydroxyisobutyrate dehydrogenase, translating into MTTIAFLGLGHMGGPMAANLVNAGYSVRGFDPVPALRAAAEAKGATVFEVGAAAVSEADVVITSLPNGGIVKACYAEALPAARPGTLFIDTSTISVDDAREVNAQASAAGMAQLDAPVSGGIKGATAGTLAFMVGGEADALDKARPVLDPMASKVIHCGSSGAGQAAKLCNNMVLAVQQIAVGEAFVLAEKLGLSAQSLFDVITGATGNCWAVHTNCPVPGPVPTSPANNNFQPGFATALMNKDLGLAMNAVSSTGATAPLGTHAAEIYAKFAEEHADLDFSAVIETLR; encoded by the coding sequence ATGACGACGATCGCGTTCCTCGGGCTTGGCCACATGGGTGGGCCGATGGCGGCCAATCTGGTCAACGCCGGCTACAGCGTGCGCGGCTTCGATCCGGTACCCGCATTGCGTGCGGCCGCCGAGGCAAAGGGCGCGACGGTGTTCGAGGTCGGCGCGGCCGCGGTGTCCGAGGCAGACGTCGTCATCACGTCGCTCCCCAACGGCGGGATCGTGAAAGCCTGCTACGCCGAAGCGCTTCCGGCCGCAAGGCCGGGCACACTGTTCATCGACACCTCGACGATCTCGGTCGACGACGCCCGCGAGGTCAATGCGCAGGCGTCGGCGGCCGGGATGGCTCAGCTCGACGCCCCCGTCTCCGGCGGCATCAAGGGCGCGACCGCGGGCACGCTGGCGTTCATGGTCGGCGGTGAGGCCGACGCGCTGGACAAGGCGCGTCCCGTGCTCGACCCGATGGCCAGCAAGGTGATTCATTGCGGATCGTCCGGCGCGGGGCAGGCCGCCAAGCTGTGCAACAACATGGTGCTGGCCGTGCAGCAGATCGCCGTGGGCGAAGCCTTCGTGCTGGCCGAGAAGCTGGGGCTCTCGGCGCAGTCACTGTTCGACGTGATCACCGGCGCCACCGGCAACTGCTGGGCTGTGCACACGAATTGCCCTGTGCCCGGACCGGTTCCGACGTCACCGGCCAACAACAACTTCCAGCCCGGCTTTGCCACCGCGCTGATGAACAAGGACCTTGGTCTGGCGATGAATGCAGTGTCCTCCACGGGCGCCACCGCACCATTGGGCACCCACGCCGCCGAGATCTACGCCAAGTTCGCCGAAGAGCACGCCGACCTCGACTTCAGCGCGGTCATCGAAACCCTGCGCTGA
- a CDS encoding sensor histidine kinase, with amino-acid sequence MPVLPRSLAGQAFALQAAVIVLVVIAGSALALFDAKRHGDEAARQQVTAIAVALADSPSTAKAIETGNAAQVLQPVTEAVRKTTGIAFITIMAPDRTRFTHTNPDQIGQKYIGTIEPALRGETYTEIYTGTLGPSVRTIAPVRGASGQVIGLVAAGITLESLSARWRSQWPMIVGVGVGALALSFVGIWAIRRRVLYQTHGLAPDELRVMYDHHDAILHSVSEGLIVLDRNGVALANDEARRLLALPSGPITRADLPEFLRGNDPGVRDEVRLTDDRVLVVNRSQVSASDSEVVTIRDRTELQGALGELSSLQGFTDSLRAQAHESANKLHTVVTLVEMGRPDEAVKFATQELALSQQLVDRVSDAVGEPALVALLLGKTAEADERGIELTITEETHLPTESRLSPQEMVTVLGNLIDNAMDACDGDNPWVEVTVNQDDERLQIQVVDSGAGMDPETFQRAMQRGYSTKSGDDAGHQGLGLALVTQIVHRHGGALSADITYGSVVTVTIR; translated from the coding sequence GTGCCAGTTCTCCCCCGCTCGCTGGCCGGTCAGGCCTTCGCACTGCAGGCCGCCGTCATCGTGTTGGTCGTGATCGCGGGCAGCGCTCTGGCCCTGTTCGACGCCAAACGCCACGGCGACGAAGCCGCGCGCCAACAGGTCACCGCCATCGCCGTGGCATTGGCCGACTCGCCGTCGACCGCGAAGGCCATCGAAACCGGCAACGCCGCACAGGTTCTGCAGCCGGTGACCGAAGCCGTCCGCAAGACCACCGGCATCGCGTTCATCACGATCATGGCGCCCGACCGCACCCGGTTCACCCACACCAACCCCGACCAGATCGGCCAGAAATACATCGGCACCATCGAGCCGGCGTTGCGCGGCGAGACCTACACCGAGATCTACACCGGCACCCTGGGCCCGTCGGTGCGCACCATCGCTCCGGTGCGGGGCGCCAGCGGGCAGGTCATCGGTCTGGTCGCCGCCGGCATCACCCTCGAGAGCCTGTCGGCGCGCTGGCGTTCCCAGTGGCCGATGATCGTCGGCGTCGGTGTGGGCGCGCTGGCGCTGTCCTTTGTCGGCATCTGGGCGATCCGCCGTCGCGTGCTGTATCAAACCCACGGGCTGGCTCCCGACGAACTGCGAGTGATGTACGACCATCACGACGCGATCCTGCACTCGGTCTCCGAGGGTTTGATCGTGCTGGACCGCAACGGCGTCGCCCTGGCCAACGACGAGGCCCGGCGCCTGCTGGCCCTGCCATCCGGCCCCATCACCCGCGCGGACCTACCAGAGTTCCTGCGCGGCAACGACCCCGGCGTGCGCGACGAGGTACGACTCACCGACGACCGGGTGCTCGTGGTCAACCGCTCCCAGGTGAGCGCCTCGGACTCGGAAGTGGTGACCATCCGAGACCGCACCGAATTGCAAGGCGCACTCGGTGAATTGAGTTCGCTGCAGGGCTTCACCGACTCGTTGCGTGCGCAAGCCCACGAGTCGGCGAACAAGTTGCACACCGTCGTCACTCTCGTCGAGATGGGCCGTCCCGACGAAGCGGTCAAGTTCGCCACGCAGGAGCTGGCCCTGTCCCAGCAGCTGGTCGACCGGGTCTCCGACGCCGTCGGCGAGCCCGCGCTGGTCGCCCTGCTGCTCGGCAAGACCGCCGAGGCCGACGAGCGCGGGATCGAGCTGACCATCACCGAGGAAACCCATCTGCCCACCGAATCCCGTTTGAGTCCACAGGAAATGGTCACCGTCCTGGGCAACCTGATCGACAACGCGATGGACGCCTGTGACGGCGACAACCCGTGGGTCGAGGTCACCGTCAACCAGGATGACGAGCGGCTGCAGATCCAGGTCGTCGACAGTGGCGCCGGGATGGATCCCGAGACGTTCCAGCGCGCCATGCAGCGCGGCTACTCGACGAAATCCGGTGACGACGCCGGGCATCAAGGCCTCGGGCTCGCCCTCGTCACGCAGATCGTCCACCGCCATGGCGGCGCTCTGAGCGCGGACATCACCTACGGCTCGGTGGTGACGGTGACCATCCGATGA
- a CDS encoding response regulator, protein MINVLIVEDEPLIAEAHRTYLTRLQGFAVAGVANTARDAMRMASEAESPVDLVLLDLGLPDASGIALASALSGLRPAPDIIAITSERDLEMVRAAVAHGALAYLLKPFTFAAFRDRLERYRRYREALPAGTEAASQAEVDRALAELRTIDKSVAPKGTAPGTTDEIARAVRDRTDGLTADEAAKLVGVSRVTAWRYLERLADDGTVTRLPEYGKTGRPSTRYRWR, encoded by the coding sequence ATGATCAACGTGCTGATCGTCGAGGACGAACCGCTCATCGCCGAGGCGCACCGCACGTATCTGACTCGGCTGCAGGGCTTTGCCGTCGCGGGCGTGGCCAACACCGCGCGGGATGCGATGCGCATGGCATCCGAGGCCGAATCCCCGGTCGATCTGGTACTGCTGGATCTCGGCCTGCCCGATGCCAGCGGGATTGCGCTGGCCTCGGCGCTGTCCGGGCTGCGGCCCGCGCCGGACATCATCGCGATCACCTCCGAACGCGATCTGGAGATGGTCCGCGCCGCCGTCGCCCACGGTGCCCTGGCGTATCTGCTCAAGCCGTTCACGTTCGCGGCGTTCCGTGACCGTCTCGAGCGGTACCGCCGCTACCGCGAGGCGCTGCCCGCCGGCACCGAGGCCGCCAGCCAGGCCGAGGTCGACCGCGCACTGGCCGAGCTTCGGACGATCGACAAGTCCGTCGCTCCCAAGGGCACCGCGCCGGGAACCACCGACGAGATCGCCCGCGCGGTGCGCGACCGCACCGACGGGCTGACCGCCGATGAGGCAGCCAAGCTGGTTGGGGTGTCCCGGGTGACGGCCTGGCGATACCTGGAACGGTTGGCCGACGACGGTACCGTCACCCGTCTGCCCGAATACGGCAAGACCGGACGGCCGAGCACGCGCTACCGGTGGCGCTGA
- a CDS encoding CoA-acylating methylmalonate-semialdehyde dehydrogenase, giving the protein MSTTIQHFIDGKRSNLSSTRTADVFNPSTGEVQAQVLLASAADVDTAVASAVEAQKEWGAWNPQRRARVLMKFIELVNANVDELAELLSIEHGKTVADSKGDIQRGIEVIEFAIGIPHLLKGEFTEGAGGGIDVYSIRQPLGVVAGITPFNFPAMIPLWKAGPALACGNAFILKPSERDPSVPVRLAELFLEAGLPAGVFQVVQGDKEAVDAILQHPDIKAVGFVGSSDIAQYIYSTAAANGKRSQCFGGAKNHMIVMPDADLDQAVDALIGAGYGSAGERCMAISVAVPVGEETANRLRGRLVERINELRVGHSLDPKADYGPLVTSAALQRVRDYIDAGVAAGAEIVIDGREKASDELTFDDASLEGGFFIGPTLFDHVTTDMSIYTDEIFGPVLCIVRAHDYEEALRLPTEHEYGNGVAIFTRDGDAARDFVSRVQVGMVGVNVPIPVPVSYHTFGGWKRSGFGDLNQHGPHSILFYTKTKTVTERWPSGIKDGAEFVIPTMQ; this is encoded by the coding sequence ATGAGCACAACCATTCAGCACTTCATCGACGGCAAGCGCAGCAACCTCAGCAGCACGCGCACCGCGGACGTCTTCAATCCAAGCACCGGTGAGGTGCAGGCCCAGGTCCTCCTCGCGTCCGCCGCCGACGTCGACACCGCGGTGGCCTCGGCCGTCGAGGCGCAGAAAGAATGGGGCGCCTGGAACCCCCAACGCCGGGCCCGCGTCCTGATGAAGTTCATCGAGCTGGTCAACGCCAACGTCGACGAACTGGCCGAGCTGCTGTCCATCGAGCACGGTAAGACGGTCGCCGACTCCAAAGGTGACATCCAGCGCGGCATCGAGGTCATCGAGTTCGCGATCGGCATCCCGCACCTGCTCAAGGGCGAGTTCACCGAGGGTGCCGGGGGCGGCATCGATGTGTATTCGATCCGCCAGCCGCTCGGTGTGGTCGCAGGCATCACGCCGTTCAACTTCCCGGCGATGATCCCGCTGTGGAAGGCCGGCCCCGCCCTGGCGTGCGGCAACGCGTTCATCCTCAAGCCCTCCGAGCGCGACCCCTCGGTGCCCGTGCGCCTGGCTGAACTGTTCCTCGAAGCCGGCCTGCCCGCCGGTGTCTTCCAGGTGGTGCAGGGCGATAAGGAAGCCGTCGACGCGATCCTCCAGCACCCCGACATCAAGGCCGTCGGCTTCGTCGGCAGCTCCGACATCGCGCAGTACATCTACTCCACCGCAGCGGCCAACGGTAAGCGCTCGCAGTGCTTCGGCGGCGCCAAGAACCACATGATCGTGATGCCCGACGCCGACCTCGACCAGGCCGTCGACGCGCTGATCGGCGCCGGCTACGGCAGCGCCGGTGAGCGGTGCATGGCCATCAGTGTCGCGGTGCCCGTCGGGGAGGAAACCGCGAACCGGTTGCGCGGCAGGCTCGTCGAGCGGATCAACGAGTTGCGCGTCGGGCACAGCCTGGACCCGAAGGCCGATTACGGCCCCCTGGTCACCAGTGCCGCGCTGCAGCGGGTCCGCGACTACATCGACGCCGGCGTGGCAGCCGGAGCCGAGATCGTGATCGACGGCCGCGAGAAGGCCAGTGATGAGCTGACTTTCGACGACGCCAGCCTCGAAGGCGGTTTCTTCATCGGCCCCACCCTGTTCGACCACGTGACCACCGACATGTCGATCTACACCGACGAGATCTTCGGCCCGGTGCTGTGCATCGTGCGCGCACACGACTACGAAGAGGCGCTGCGGCTGCCGACCGAACACGAATACGGCAACGGCGTGGCGATCTTCACCCGCGACGGCGACGCCGCCCGCGACTTCGTCTCCCGGGTCCAGGTCGGCATGGTCGGCGTCAACGTCCCGATCCCGGTCCCGGTGTCCTACCACACCTTCGGCGGCTGGAAGCGCTCCGGCTTCGGCGACCTCAACCAGCATGGGCCGCACTCGATCCTGTTCTACACCAAGACCAAGACCGTGACCGAGCGGTGGCCCTCGGGTATCAAGGACGGCGCCGAGTTCGTCATCCCCACAATGCAATGA